The following proteins are co-located in the Streptosporangiales bacterium genome:
- a CDS encoding 5-guanidino-2-oxopentanoate decarboxylase: MSTNTGGSAVVQALRDNGVDTVFGIPGTHNLEIYRQLSAFSVRHVAPRHEQGGGYAADGYARVTGRPGVCITTTGPGLTNISTAAGTAYGDSIPMLVISPGVPRGMEGADVGWLHEVKDQSGHMDRLLDRSVRVESPGEAYAAIDEAFARWQVERPRPVHVEIPVDVLEESWDGEARRAAPLSPPALDEAAVRAAGAALSSAQQPLLVLGGGAAGAAGAAVALAEALDAPVLTTVNGKGVVPENHPLSAGASIRLAGAWAEIEAADAVLVVGSELGDSDLWGHQLRPKGTVIRVDIDERQLQKNAPADSTLHADAGAALTALRAAAARTSAGEGGARAAKLRGTFAEQAATDGGAWREVNEILASELPADAIVAGDSAQVSYFGTVHFWPASQPRQFIYPAGYATLGYGLPAAIGAKIAAPERTAAVLCGDGGFQFTALELATAAAAAEGLCIPIVVMNNRGYAEIREEMDGLGIPRVGVDFDVVDFAALGRACGGEGRTLDRLDQLPGALREALSTPRPTVIEVPVG; encoded by the coding sequence GTGAGCACGAACACCGGTGGGTCAGCAGTCGTCCAGGCGTTGCGCGACAACGGCGTAGACACCGTGTTCGGCATCCCCGGCACCCACAACCTGGAGATCTACCGGCAGCTGTCCGCGTTCTCCGTCCGGCACGTCGCGCCGCGGCACGAGCAGGGCGGCGGGTACGCGGCCGACGGCTACGCCAGGGTCACCGGGCGGCCAGGCGTCTGCATCACCACGACTGGGCCAGGGCTGACGAACATCTCCACGGCAGCGGGCACCGCCTACGGCGACTCGATACCGATGCTGGTGATCTCCCCCGGCGTGCCGCGCGGCATGGAGGGCGCCGACGTCGGCTGGCTGCACGAGGTGAAGGACCAGTCCGGCCACATGGACCGGCTGCTCGACCGCAGCGTGCGGGTCGAGAGTCCAGGCGAGGCGTACGCCGCCATCGACGAGGCGTTCGCCCGCTGGCAGGTCGAGCGGCCACGTCCGGTGCACGTCGAGATCCCCGTGGACGTACTGGAGGAGAGCTGGGACGGCGAGGCACGCCGAGCCGCGCCGCTGTCGCCGCCGGCGCTCGACGAGGCGGCGGTCCGCGCGGCCGGCGCGGCGCTGTCCTCCGCACAGCAGCCGCTGCTCGTGCTCGGCGGTGGCGCCGCGGGCGCGGCCGGCGCCGCGGTAGCCCTCGCGGAGGCGCTCGACGCGCCGGTGCTCACGACCGTCAACGGCAAGGGCGTGGTGCCCGAGAACCACCCGCTGTCCGCCGGCGCGTCGATCCGGCTTGCGGGTGCCTGGGCGGAGATCGAGGCGGCCGACGCCGTGCTCGTCGTGGGCAGCGAGCTCGGCGACTCCGACCTGTGGGGGCACCAGCTGCGCCCGAAGGGCACGGTGATCAGGGTCGACATCGACGAGCGCCAGCTGCAGAAGAACGCGCCCGCCGACAGCACCCTCCACGCCGACGCCGGCGCGGCGCTGACCGCACTGCGCGCGGCTGCGGCACGTACGTCCGCGGGCGAGGGCGGCGCGCGTGCCGCCAAGCTCAGGGGGACCTTCGCCGAGCAGGCTGCCACGGACGGCGGCGCGTGGCGGGAGGTGAACGAGATCCTCGCGAGCGAGCTGCCTGCGGACGCGATCGTCGCCGGGGACAGCGCGCAGGTCTCGTACTTCGGCACCGTGCACTTCTGGCCGGCGAGCCAGCCGCGGCAGTTCATCTACCCCGCCGGCTACGCCACCCTCGGCTACGGGCTGCCGGCCGCGATCGGCGCGAAGATCGCCGCGCCGGAACGCACCGCTGCCGTACTGTGCGGCGACGGCGGGTTCCAGTTCACTGCACTCGAGCTCGCGACCGCGGCCGCGGCCGCCGAGGGACTCTGCATCCCCATCGTCGTGATGAACAACCGCGGCTACGCGGAGATCCGCGAGGAGATGGACGGATTGGGGATCCCGCGCGTCGGCGTCGACTTCGATGTCGTCGACTTCGCCGCGTTGGGCAGAGCCTGCGGCGGCGAGGGCCGCACTCTCGACCGGCTCGACCAGCTGCCCGGCGCACTCCGGGAGGCGTTGAGCACACCGCGCCCGACGGTCATCGAAGTACCCGTCGGCTAA
- a CDS encoding amidohydrolase, with translation MDPAKTTAHAWVDAHRDEVSQWHTTIWNYAEPAWREYRSAAWYVARLRAAGFDVEEGSGGMPTAFAASWTNGPGPTVLTYAEYDAVPHNSQAATTRREPRPGTNSYAPGHTDPHSALGISTLAALLAAKEAMQRHDIPGTLRYTGEPAEKMHGSKPVHGLRGYYDDVDAIVSFHPFYLLPWCNTLRWDTHCGLCYSKIYTFRCDEPQTWAAGGTDSPIPASHSAARAPGANAALFTMYQLTKTTHDAMAPAFGGWSLNEAILHSGQATADNLAPRLAQIQYTWRAPDLATAEQILAVLDRNAQTAAAATHCSVHDRWVARSRPGLPNHTVTELVWSNLHDVGPPRYGDDAVRTAQEMQRAAGVEPTDQPLLADLTQLVEPWEAERRVRELLPPSQRSWTSDDYVEMSWYAPTARLYVGRPALAPRGDGHAYPDWVMNALGGMPATIDPTIECAAKTIGGSLLDLVRDREALAAAHDELARRREEYGDLAPLLPADFTAPHDYGWPDYVDDGTRWCVPEPGVVT, from the coding sequence GTGGACCCGGCGAAGACCACCGCACACGCCTGGGTCGACGCACACCGCGACGAGGTGTCGCAGTGGCACACGACGATCTGGAACTACGCCGAGCCCGCATGGCGGGAGTACCGGTCCGCGGCGTGGTACGTCGCCCGACTGCGCGCCGCGGGCTTCGACGTCGAGGAGGGCAGCGGCGGCATGCCCACGGCGTTCGCCGCCAGCTGGACCAACGGCCCGGGCCCGACGGTGCTCACGTACGCGGAGTACGACGCCGTGCCGCACAACAGCCAGGCGGCGACCACCAGGCGGGAGCCGCGGCCAGGCACCAACAGCTACGCGCCAGGCCACACCGACCCGCACTCGGCGCTCGGCATCTCCACCCTGGCCGCGCTCCTGGCGGCGAAGGAGGCGATGCAGCGGCACGACATCCCCGGCACCCTGCGCTACACGGGCGAGCCGGCGGAGAAGATGCACGGCTCGAAACCCGTACACGGCCTGCGCGGCTACTACGACGACGTCGACGCCATCGTCAGCTTCCACCCGTTCTACCTGCTGCCGTGGTGCAACACATTGCGCTGGGACACGCACTGCGGACTGTGCTACAGCAAGATCTACACGTTCCGCTGCGACGAGCCGCAGACCTGGGCAGCCGGCGGCACGGACAGCCCGATCCCCGCTTCGCACTCCGCGGCGCGGGCACCTGGCGCGAACGCCGCACTGTTCACCATGTACCAGCTGACGAAGACCACCCACGACGCCATGGCGCCTGCGTTCGGCGGCTGGTCGCTGAACGAGGCGATCCTGCACAGCGGCCAGGCGACCGCGGACAACCTGGCGCCGCGGCTCGCGCAGATCCAGTACACCTGGCGCGCCCCCGACCTCGCCACCGCGGAACAGATCCTCGCGGTGCTCGACCGCAACGCGCAGACGGCGGCCGCCGCGACGCACTGCTCTGTACACGACAGGTGGGTTGCGCGCAGCCGTCCAGGTCTGCCGAACCACACGGTGACCGAGCTCGTCTGGTCCAACCTGCACGACGTCGGGCCGCCGCGCTACGGCGACGACGCCGTACGTACCGCGCAGGAGATGCAGCGGGCGGCCGGCGTCGAACCGACCGACCAGCCGTTGCTCGCCGACCTCACCCAGCTGGTCGAACCGTGGGAGGCGGAGCGGCGCGTGCGCGAGCTGCTGCCACCCAGCCAGCGCAGCTGGACCTCCGACGACTACGTCGAGATGTCCTGGTACGCACCGACCGCACGGCTGTACGTCGGCCGGCCCGCGCTCGCCCCGCGCGGCGACGGCCATGCGTACCCCGACTGGGTGATGAACGCGCTCGGCGGCATGCCGGCGACCATCGACCCCACGATCGAGTGCGCCGCGAAGACGATCGGCGGGTCGTTGCTCGACCTGGTACGTGACCGGGAGGCCCTCGCCGCCGCGCACGACGAGCTCGCCCGCAGGCGGGAGGAGTACGGCGACCTCGCCCCGCTGCTGCCCGCCGACTTCACCGCGCCGCACGACTACGGCTGGCCCGACTACGTCGACGACGGCACCCGTTGGTGCGTACCGGAACCGGGGGTCGTGACATGA
- a CDS encoding amidohydrolase family protein: protein MTAELVLHGGTIHTFTEGVVPAMLVRDGRVAAVGSADDCRRAAAGTPRSYDLAGRTVLPGFVDAHVHPLLLGDALGSVDLSPARSIAELVQLLRRHAATVPEPAAVTGYGYDQSKLAERRHPSRADLDAVSTDRTVRVQHVSGHGYVVNSTALRESGITADTVTPPGGRIDRDAAGEPTGVVFDAACDLLTGPSGVKIEGHGPNFHLPLDVPGRAATLALGQRQLLSVGVTTVCDAQVTARERLAYQEAEQDGSLRLRTHQLTLSSGLDELEARVNPSPVPLGVKLYADGSVTARTAYLGQHCDGCARPDGYLYHEPDELIALIGRAHRLGLPTATHAQGELPIDIVLDAVERCRRADPRTDLVHRIEHCGFPTTAQIARMAELRVVPVPQPMQVTLFADSLIDEYGDYGGRFYPTGDFHRAGLPVVLSSDGPVTMPDPLRAVHSAVTRQTVGDLVAGGTAGSVANQGVATATAFAGVTTTAARLLGCHDVGALAPGSLADFVVLDTDPTQAVERLRTAAVLETWIGGERVFAA, encoded by the coding sequence ATGACGGCGGAGCTCGTGCTCCACGGCGGGACGATCCACACCTTCACCGAAGGCGTCGTGCCCGCGATGTTGGTACGCGACGGACGGGTGGCGGCGGTCGGCTCCGCCGACGACTGCCGCCGCGCGGCCGCCGGCACCCCGCGGTCGTACGACCTGGCCGGCCGCACGGTGCTGCCAGGGTTCGTCGACGCACACGTCCACCCGTTGCTGCTAGGCGACGCGCTCGGCAGCGTGGACCTGTCCCCCGCACGCTCGATCGCCGAGCTCGTACAGCTGCTGCGCCGGCACGCCGCGACCGTCCCAGAACCGGCCGCCGTCACCGGTTACGGCTACGACCAGTCCAAGCTGGCCGAGCGCAGGCATCCGTCGCGCGCCGACCTGGACGCCGTGTCCACGGATCGCACGGTGCGCGTGCAGCACGTCAGCGGGCACGGTTACGTGGTGAACAGCACTGCTCTGCGCGAGAGCGGTATCACCGCGGACACCGTCACCCCGCCCGGCGGCCGAATCGACAGGGACGCCGCGGGCGAGCCCACCGGTGTCGTCTTCGACGCCGCCTGCGACCTGCTGACCGGGCCGTCCGGCGTGAAGATCGAGGGCCACGGACCGAACTTCCACCTCCCGCTCGACGTACCAGGACGGGCCGCGACGCTCGCGCTCGGCCAGCGCCAGCTGCTGTCCGTCGGCGTCACGACCGTGTGCGACGCGCAGGTCACCGCCAGGGAACGGCTGGCGTACCAGGAGGCAGAGCAGGACGGCAGCCTGCGGCTGCGTACCCACCAGCTCACACTTTCGAGCGGGCTCGACGAGCTGGAGGCACGGGTGAACCCGTCGCCGGTGCCGCTTGGCGTCAAGCTCTACGCCGACGGCTCGGTCACCGCACGCACTGCGTACCTCGGGCAGCACTGCGACGGCTGCGCGCGGCCGGACGGGTACCTCTACCACGAACCGGACGAGCTGATCGCCCTGATCGGCCGCGCCCACCGGCTCGGCCTGCCGACCGCCACGCACGCGCAGGGCGAGCTGCCGATAGACATCGTGCTCGACGCCGTGGAACGCTGCCGTCGTGCAGACCCACGCACGGACCTCGTCCACCGCATCGAACACTGCGGCTTCCCCACCACCGCCCAGATCGCCCGGATGGCCGAGTTGCGCGTCGTGCCGGTACCGCAGCCGATGCAGGTAACACTGTTCGCGGACTCGCTGATCGACGAGTACGGCGACTACGGCGGCCGGTTCTACCCGACCGGCGACTTCCACCGCGCCGGCCTGCCCGTCGTGCTCAGCTCCGACGGGCCGGTCACCATGCCGGACCCGTTGCGCGCGGTGCACTCCGCGGTCACCAGACAGACGGTCGGCGACCTGGTCGCCGGTGGCACCGCAGGCTCCGTCGCGAACCAGGGCGTTGCGACGGCGACGGCGTTCGCCGGTGTGACCACGACGGCCGCCAGGCTGTTGGGGTGCCACGACGTCGGTGCGCTCGCCCCTGGCAGTCTGGCCGACTTCGTCGTGCTCGACACCGACCCGACGCAAGCCGTCGAGCGCCTGCGCACGGCGGCCGTGCTCGAGACCTGGATCGGCGGCGAACGCGTATTCGCCGCATGA
- a CDS encoding MFS transporter — protein MPCFQEAPMAPTPDRRMRRVALASFIGTTVEWYDFYIYATAASLVFAKLFFPGHATGTGTLLAFATYAVGSVGRPLGAIVFGHVGDKAGRKLVLTVTLTLMGLATVLIGVLPSHATIGIWVPILLTFLRLVQSFGVGGEWGGAVLLAVEHAPKKRRMFYGSLPQTSSAVALMLSTGIFGLLALAGNDALLAWGWRVPFLIAAPFIAIGLWVRSVEETPEFTEVQRQEATASVPLAALVGQHWRPLVLGVGAVLITISGFYLSSTFMIFYGVDQRLFDESQMLNGVTFTGLMAIIATPLGGILGDRYGARGTMIWATLACALVSFPMFWLTETGVVGWMWIGMSLVMVANSFAYGALSGLLSGWFPAQVRSSGISVAYQVSGVLGSGLAPVVATALYAISNPAYLWVAVFLAAMSLLSMTCVLGYRGRDHLAEPVTTPMTPATGR, from the coding sequence ATGCCCTGCTTCCAGGAGGCACCAATGGCCCCGACTCCCGACCGCCGGATGCGCCGGGTCGCGCTCGCGTCGTTCATCGGCACGACCGTCGAGTGGTACGACTTCTACATCTACGCGACCGCCGCCTCGCTGGTGTTCGCCAAGCTGTTCTTCCCCGGCCACGCGACCGGCACCGGCACACTGCTGGCGTTCGCGACGTACGCCGTCGGCTCGGTGGGACGACCGCTCGGCGCGATCGTCTTCGGCCACGTCGGCGACAAGGCCGGCCGCAAGCTCGTGCTCACCGTCACGCTGACGCTGATGGGGTTGGCCACGGTGCTCATCGGTGTGCTGCCGAGCCACGCGACGATAGGCATCTGGGTGCCGATCCTGCTGACGTTCCTGCGACTGGTGCAGTCGTTCGGGGTCGGCGGCGAGTGGGGCGGCGCGGTGCTGCTCGCCGTCGAGCACGCCCCGAAGAAGCGCAGGATGTTCTACGGCTCGCTGCCGCAGACCAGCTCCGCCGTGGCGCTCATGCTCTCCACGGGCATCTTCGGGCTGCTCGCCCTCGCCGGCAACGACGCGCTGCTCGCCTGGGGTTGGCGGGTGCCGTTCCTGATCGCCGCGCCGTTCATCGCCATCGGGCTGTGGGTGCGCTCGGTCGAGGAGACGCCGGAGTTCACCGAGGTGCAGCGGCAGGAGGCGACGGCGTCGGTGCCGCTGGCCGCGCTCGTAGGTCAGCACTGGCGGCCGCTGGTACTCGGCGTCGGGGCCGTGCTGATCACCATCAGCGGCTTCTACCTCTCCAGCACGTTCATGATCTTCTACGGCGTCGACCAACGGCTGTTCGACGAGAGCCAGATGCTCAACGGCGTCACGTTCACCGGGCTGATGGCGATCATCGCGACACCGCTCGGCGGCATCCTCGGCGACCGCTACGGCGCGCGCGGCACGATGATCTGGGCCACCCTGGCGTGCGCGCTCGTCAGCTTCCCGATGTTCTGGCTGACCGAGACCGGCGTGGTCGGCTGGATGTGGATCGGCATGAGCCTCGTGATGGTGGCGAACAGCTTCGCGTACGGCGCGCTGTCCGGCCTGTTGTCCGGCTGGTTCCCTGCGCAGGTGCGTAGCAGCGGCATCTCCGTGGCCTACCAGGTCTCCGGGGTGCTCGGCTCCGGCCTGGCCCCGGTCGTCGCGACCGCGCTCTACGCGATCAGCAACCCCGCGTACCTGTGGGTCGCCGTGTTCCTCGCCGCCATGAGCCTGCTCTCCATGACCTGCGTGCTCGGCTACCGCGGCAGGGACCATCTCGCCGAACCCGTGACCACACCGATGACACCGGCAACGGGGAGGTAG
- the speB gene encoding agmatinase produces the protein MTQEPLGPVDASQVPRYAGPATFARLPRIDQVTNTDIAVVGIPFDTAVSFRPGARFGPSSVREASRLLRPYHPALDVEPFGVVQVVDAGDIVANPYDITAALGTIESRAGELLTADTQLVTIGGDHAIALPLLRAAAAKHGPVALLHFDAHLDTWDTYFGERYTHGTPFRRAVEEGLLDTDALCHVGIRGPLYGKRDLADDQRFGFGIVSSADVMRRGADEIAGMLRERIGQRPVYVSVDIDVLDPSHAPGTGTPEAGGLTSRELLEILRGLVGCQLVAADVVEVSPAYDHADITAVAAAHVTYDLVGLLAHLRAQ, from the coding sequence ATGACGCAAGAACCGCTCGGCCCGGTCGACGCCTCGCAGGTCCCCAGGTATGCAGGACCCGCCACGTTCGCCCGCCTCCCCCGGATCGACCAGGTGACCAACACGGACATCGCCGTGGTCGGCATCCCGTTCGACACGGCGGTCTCGTTCCGGCCGGGCGCACGGTTCGGCCCATCCTCCGTACGGGAGGCGAGCCGGCTGCTGCGGCCGTACCATCCCGCCCTCGACGTCGAACCGTTCGGCGTGGTGCAGGTCGTCGACGCCGGCGACATCGTCGCCAACCCGTACGACATCACCGCCGCACTCGGCACCATCGAGTCCCGTGCCGGAGAGCTGCTGACCGCCGACACGCAGCTGGTCACCATCGGCGGCGACCACGCGATCGCGCTGCCGCTGCTGCGCGCCGCGGCGGCCAAGCACGGCCCGGTGGCGCTGCTGCACTTCGACGCGCACCTGGACACCTGGGACACCTACTTCGGCGAGCGGTACACCCACGGCACGCCGTTCCGCCGCGCCGTCGAGGAGGGCCTGCTCGACACCGACGCGCTGTGCCACGTCGGCATCCGCGGGCCGCTGTACGGCAAGCGCGACCTCGCCGACGACCAGCGGTTCGGGTTCGGCATCGTCAGCTCTGCCGACGTGATGCGCCGCGGTGCGGACGAGATCGCCGGCATGTTGCGCGAGCGGATCGGCCAGCGCCCGGTGTACGTCTCGGTGGACATCGACGTGCTCGACCCGTCGCACGCACCCGGCACGGGCACGCCGGAGGCGGGCGGCCTGACCAGCCGTGAGCTGCTGGAGATCCTCCGCGGCCTGGTCGGCTGCCAGCTCGTCGCCGCGGACGTCGTGGAGGTCTCGCCCGCCTACGACCACGCGGACATCACCGCAGTCGCAGCGGCCCACGTCACCTACGACCTGGTCGGCCTGCTCGCCCACCTCCGCGCCCAATAG